A genome region from Rhodothermales bacterium includes the following:
- a CDS encoding SMP-30/gluconolactonase/LRE family protein: MKPYCAFDSQDILGEGPLWDPEDQALYWIDIKERHLQKWIPGTGDYRVWALPEEIGSFALRRIGGAVLALQNGFYMLDFDSGDVLSVVDPEADKAGNRFNDGKCDRAGRFWAGTMDNAEKVINGALYRLDPDHSCRLMRPGAFISNGIGWSPDNQTMYYSDSSMQRIFAFDFDLAAGAISNERVFAVVDQGYPDGLTVDAEGYIWSAVWDGWRVTRYAPDGSIDQEIRMPVQRPTSCIFGGRDFDTLYITSASINLPEETRMVQPQAGSVFALQPGVKGLPETRFGG; the protein is encoded by the coding sequence ATGAAACCCTACTGTGCATTTGACTCTCAGGACATCCTCGGCGAGGGCCCGCTCTGGGACCCCGAGGATCAGGCGTTGTACTGGATCGACATCAAAGAGCGCCACCTCCAGAAGTGGATCCCCGGCACCGGCGATTACCGCGTGTGGGCGCTGCCCGAGGAGATTGGCAGCTTCGCTCTCCGCAGGATCGGCGGGGCTGTGCTGGCGCTCCAGAACGGGTTTTATATGCTGGATTTCGACTCGGGAGACGTCCTGTCCGTCGTCGATCCCGAGGCGGACAAAGCCGGCAATCGATTTAACGACGGGAAGTGCGACCGCGCCGGCCGGTTCTGGGCCGGCACGATGGACAACGCCGAAAAGGTCATCAACGGCGCCCTGTACCGGCTCGATCCCGACCACTCCTGCCGGCTGATGCGCCCTGGCGCCTTTATCTCCAACGGCATCGGCTGGAGTCCGGACAACCAGACGATGTATTATTCGGACTCGTCGATGCAGCGCATCTTCGCGTTCGACTTCGACCTCGCCGCCGGCGCGATCTCCAACGAACGCGTCTTCGCCGTGGTCGACCAGGGATATCCCGACGGCCTCACGGTCGACGCCGAGGGCTACATTTGGAGCGCCGTGTGGGATGGCTGGCGCGTCACCCGCTACGCGCCGGACGGCTCGATCGACCAGGAGATTCGCATGCCCGTCCAGCGTCCGACGAGCTGTATTTTCGGCGGGCGGGACTTCGATACGCTCTACATCACTTCCGCCAGCATCAACCTCCCCGAGGAGACGCGCATGGTCCAGCCCCAGGCCGGCAGTGTCTTCGCCCTCCAGCCGGGCGTGAAGGGGTTGCCGGAGACGCGGTTTGGGGGGTGA
- a CDS encoding T9SS type A sorting domain-containing protein encodes MHFSPRQILQICILSLCLIRPAAGQGLPDGVVADTLDWRRYYPLEIGNTWEYTGIDGAPNQLIRTIVGDTVANGYRYFVRRDSIPLYVRPPVVFTFYVRYDTAGTVVTLDDIAADTASLPLPFPYSGGDFLAHFDLRSAFGDTLFHDEPQVIYDVSGGYHEMVTIYGEQAKVDALKCLHGDWWRECYATDIGFVHGGSLEYYFLTYAKIAGKQYGTSHVTSLTANASPPSDLSIDAVFPNPTRETFQLVYAIGHPQQVRLTLVNALGQQIYSDVPGFLPAGQYRFLYDMSGLASGIYFIRLTSDTGREAVRSLLVYH; translated from the coding sequence ATGCACTTCTCCCCACGCCAAATCCTCCAGATTTGCATTCTTTCGCTCTGTCTTATCCGACCAGCAGCCGGCCAGGGCCTGCCCGACGGTGTCGTGGCCGACACACTCGACTGGCGTCGCTATTATCCACTCGAGATCGGGAATACTTGGGAGTATACCGGAATCGATGGGGCGCCCAACCAATTGATCCGCACGATTGTCGGCGACACCGTGGCGAACGGCTACAGGTATTTCGTTCGGCGCGATTCGATCCCCCTTTACGTACGTCCGCCCGTTGTATTCACATTTTACGTTCGCTACGACACGGCCGGAACGGTCGTTACATTAGACGACATCGCGGCAGATACAGCCAGCTTACCTCTACCGTTTCCCTATTCCGGAGGGGACTTTCTCGCGCATTTTGATCTGCGATCCGCTTTTGGGGATACGCTCTTCCATGATGAGCCTCAAGTAATTTACGATGTGTCCGGCGGGTATCACGAAATGGTGACTATCTACGGGGAGCAGGCTAAGGTCGATGCGCTCAAATGCCTTCATGGAGACTGGTGGCGTGAATGTTATGCGACCGACATCGGATTTGTCCATGGCGGCAGTCTGGAGTATTATTTCCTGACCTATGCCAAAATTGCAGGTAAACAGTATGGCACAAGCCACGTCACGTCGCTAACGGCCAATGCCTCTCCACCTTCAGACCTCTCGATCGATGCTGTCTTCCCGAATCCTACCCGCGAAACGTTTCAGCTCGTCTACGCTATAGGACATCCTCAACAGGTACGCCTTACCCTTGTTAACGCCCTAGGACAGCAGATTTATTCGGATGTACCGGGGTTCTTACCAGCCGGCCAATATCGCTTTTTGTATGATATGAGCGGATTGGCCTCGGGCATCTACTTCATCCGCCTGACATCGGACACGGGCCGAGAGGCGGTGCGATCCCTCCTTGTTTATCACTAG
- a CDS encoding SDR family oxidoreductase: MNLELSSHVILVTGGAKGIGRAIVQHLAEEGATPVLIDKDAPALRAAMDALGEAGYQALSVEADLTDPDACRHAVEAAVEAFGRIDGLVNNAGFNDKIGLDAGPKAFMGSIERNLLHVYAMAHYALPHLKASRGPIVNISSKTALTGQGGTSGYIAAKGGVLGLTREWATELCDDGIRVNCILPAEVWTPLYEWFIASEPDPAARKKAIEDRIPLGRRMTTPDEIADMVLFLLSPRASHITGQWLSVDGGYVHLDRMK; this comes from the coding sequence TTGAACCTCGAACTCTCCTCCCACGTCATCCTCGTCACCGGCGGGGCTAAAGGCATCGGCCGCGCGATTGTCCAGCACCTGGCCGAGGAAGGCGCCACGCCGGTCCTGATCGACAAAGACGCGCCGGCGCTCCGCGCCGCCATGGATGCCCTCGGTGAAGCCGGCTATCAGGCCCTCTCCGTCGAGGCCGACCTTACGGACCCCGACGCCTGCCGGCACGCGGTCGAGGCCGCTGTCGAGGCCTTCGGGCGGATCGATGGGCTGGTCAACAACGCCGGCTTCAACGATAAAATCGGCCTCGACGCCGGCCCAAAGGCCTTTATGGGGTCGATCGAGCGCAACCTGCTCCACGTCTACGCCATGGCGCACTACGCCCTACCCCACCTGAAGGCGAGCAGGGGCCCGATCGTCAACATCAGCTCCAAAACAGCACTGACGGGTCAGGGCGGGACGTCCGGCTACATCGCGGCCAAGGGCGGTGTGCTGGGGCTCACACGCGAGTGGGCGACAGAGCTTTGTGACGATGGGATCCGCGTGAACTGTATCCTGCCGGCGGAGGTGTGGACGCCGCTGTACGAGTGGTTCATCGCCAGCGAACCCGACCCCGCGGCGCGCAAAAAAGCCATCGAGGACCGCATTCCCCTGGGCCGGCGCATGACCACGCCGGACGAAATCGCCGACATGGTCCTCTTCCTCCTCTCCCCCCGAGCCAGCCACATCACCGGCCAGTGGCTGTCGGTGGATGGAGGGTATGTGCATTTGGATCGAATGAAGTAA